In one Acanthochromis polyacanthus isolate Apoly-LR-REF ecotype Palm Island chromosome 20, KAUST_Apoly_ChrSc, whole genome shotgun sequence genomic region, the following are encoded:
- the tnikb gene encoding TRAF2 and NCK interacting kinase b isoform X10, with protein MVVGEASILSPVSTDSTMASDSPARSLDEIDLSALRDPAGIFELVELVGNGTYGQVYKGRHVKTGQLAAIKVMDVTGDEEEEIKAEINMLKKYSHHRNIATYYGAFVKKNPPGMDDQLWLVMEFCGAGSVTDLIKNTKGNSLKEEWIAYVCREILRGLTHLHQHKVIHRDIKGQNVLLTENAEVKLVDFGVSAQLDRTVGRRNTFIGTPYWMAPEVIACDENPDATYDFKSDLWSLGITAIEMAEGAPPLCDMHPMRALFLIPRNPAPRLKSKKWSKKFQSFIESCLVKSHSQRPSTEQLLKHPFIRDLPNERQVRIQLKDHIDRTKKRRGERDETEYEYSGSEEEDEERDVGEPSSIINIPGESTLRRDFLRLQLANKERSELIRRQQLEQQQNEEHKRQLLAERQKRIEEQKEQRRRLEEQQRRERELRKQQEREQRRRYEEMEQLRREEERRHAEREQEYIRRQLEEEQRQLEILQQQLLQEQALLLEYKRKQIEEQRQAERLQRQLQQERAYLVSLQQQQQETPRPPADKKQLYHYKDQAPGSNDKPAWAKEVMRRAQSNSPRVPPKKFHSFREPRDVQLDNLLRLPGYKPRRRRPPSYPAHGSPSRENLHVPRIRVTCVPEPDPSQPVFRRPSRSPESRGRSPGRRVEDHYKMNRQTSPTLQHKVSNRISDPSLPPRSESFSSGGIQQARTPPMHRSVEPQMAHLVQVKSHGLSGSQSLYDPHGVSSSSSASPSPSRPPMPRQNSDPTSDTPPPPPLSRLAPPLDKLDRSSWLRQDDDMPPKVPQRTTSISPALVRKNSPGNGPGLGPRAGAHLIRASNPDLRRTDISMETPLKRTSSGSSSSSSTPSSQGGSNERGNSASKTEGSTLSSHDTKDDNRELTRPSRPADLTALAKELRELRQGEETSRPPVKVTDYSSSSEESHSSEDEEGEGGANDGTVAVSDIPRIMPAASQSTNESFGMMGGHNDSHGDSYGNSSQDGTLMMREYGMGGGGGSKASFTPFVDPRVYGTSPTDDDDNNSASALFADELLKQEQEQARLNEARKISVVNVNPTNIRPHSDTPEIRKYKKRFNSEILCAALWGVNLLVGTENGLMLLDRSGQGKVYNLINRRRFQQMDVLEGLNVLVTISGKKNKLRVYYLSWLRNRILHNDPEVEKKQGWITVGELEGCVHYKVVKYERIKFLVIALKNSVEIYAWAPKPYHKFMAFKSFTDLQHRPLLVDLTVEEGQRLKVIYGSSVGFHVIDVDSGNPYDIYIPSHVRLCRTPSLRLGLRCSQVSLRCSQVWLRCSQVWLRCSQVRLRCSQVRLRCCQVRLRCSQVCLRCSQVCLRCSQVWLRCSQVRLRCSQVRLRCSQVRLRCSQVRLRCSQVRLRCSQVRLRCCQVRLRCSQVRLRCSQVCLRCSQVWLRCSQVSLRCSRVSLRRNLLSLLDNYSCGYR; from the exons ggtcGCCACGTCAAAACAGGGCAGCTCGCTGCCATCAAGGTCATGGACGTCACCGGA gatgaggaggaggagattaAAGCCGAGATCAACATGCTAAAGAAGTACAGCCACCACAGGAACATCGCCACTTACTACGGAGCCTTCGTCAAGAAGAATCCTCCGGGGATGGACGACCAGCTCTGG CTGGTGATGGAGTTCTGTGGCGCCGGTTCGGTGACAGAtctgatcaaaaacaccaaaggGAACTCTCTGAAGGAGGAGTGGATCGCCTACGTCTGCAGGGAGATCCTCAGG GGTCTGACCCACCTCCACCAGCACAAGGTCATCCACCGAGACATCAAGGGCCAGAACGTCCTGCTGACGGAGAACGCCGAGGTCAAGCTGG tggaCTTCGGTGTGAGCGCCCAGCTGGACCGGACGGTGGGTCGCAGGAACACCTTCATCGGGACGCCGTACTGGATGGCCCCGGAGGTGATCGCCTGCGACGAGAACCCCGACGCCACGTATGACTTCAAG agcgATCTGTGGTCGTTGGGAATCACAGCCATCGAGATGGCCGAGGGAGCTCCAC CTCTATGCGACATGCATCCCATGAGGGCGCTCTTCCTCATCCCCAGAAATCCTGCACCGAGGCTCAAATCCAAGAAATG GTCCAAGAAGTTCCAGTCGTTCATCGAGAGCTGTCTGGTGAAGAGCCACAGCCAGCGGCCGAGCACCGAGCAGCTGCTCAAGCATCCCTTCATCAGAGACCTGCCCAACGAACGGCAGGTCCGCATCCAGCTGAAGGACCACATCGACCGCACCAagaagaggagaggggagaggg ATGAAACCGAGTACGAGTACAGCGGCagcgaggaggaggacgaggagaggGACGTCGGAGAGCCCAG CTCCATCATCAACATTCCCGGCGAGTCGACTTTGAGGCGGGACTTCCTGCGCCTCCAGCTGGCCAATAAGGAGCGATCGGAGCTGATCCGCCGTCagcagctggagcagcagcagaacgagGAGCACAAGCGCCAACTGCTGGCCGAGAGGCAGAAACGCATCGAGGAGCAGAAGGAGCAGCGGCGGCGGCTGGAGGAG CAACAGCGTCGTGAGCGAGAgctgaggaagcagcaggagcgagagcagaggaggaggtaCGAGGAGATGGAGCAGCTccggagggaggaggagaggaggcacGCCGAGAGGGAGCAG GAATATATCCGTagacagctggaggaggagcagaggcaGCTGGAgatcctgcagcagcagctcctgcagGAACAGGCCTTACTGCtg GAGTACAAGAGGAAGCAGATCGAGGAGCAGCGGCAGGCCGAGCGTCTTCAGAGGCAGCTTCAGCAGGAACGCGCTTACCTGgtttctctgcagcagcagcagcaggaaacacCGCGACCGCCGGCCGACAAGAAGCAGCTGTACCACTACAAGGACCAGGCGCCGGGCAGCAACGACAAGCCGGCCTGGGCCAAGGAG GTGATGCGTCGCGCTCAGAGCAACTCTCCTCGAGTCCCTCCTAAGAAGTTCCACTCCTTCAGGGAGCCTCGGGACGTCCAGCTGGACAACCTGCTGCGTCTCCCCGGCTACAAGCCCCGCCGCCGCCGCCCGCCGTCCTACCCGGCCCACGGCAGCCCGTCCAGAGAAAACCTCCACGTTCCCAGGATCCGGGTCACCTGCGTCCCGGAACCCGACCCGTCCCAGCCGGTGTTCCGCCGGCCGAGCAGGAGCCCCGAGTCGAGGGGTCGCAGCCCCGGACGCCGG GTGGAGGATCATTATAAGATGAACAGACAGACTTCTCCTACGTTGCAGCATAAAGTCTCCAACCGGATCTCGGACCCGTCGCTGCCGCCGCGATCCGAGTCCTTCAGCAGCGGAGGCATCCAGCAGGCCAGGACTCCGCCCATGCACCGATCCGTAGAGCCTCAG ATGGCCCACCTGGTGCAGGTGAAGAGTCACGGCCTGTCGGGCTCCCAGTCCCTGTACGACCCCCACGGCGTGTCCTCGTCCTCCTCGGCGTCGCCCTCCCCCTCCCGGCCTCCCATGCCCCGGCAGAACTCCGACCCCACCTCCGACACCCCTCCTCCCCCGCCCCTGTCCCGCCTGGCACCCCCCCTCGACAAGCTGGATCGCAGCTCCTGGTTGCGGCAGGACGACGACATGCCGCCCAAG gttccTCAGAGAACCACCTCCATCTCTCCTGCTCTGGTCAGGAAGAACTCTCCTGGAAACGGGCCGGGCCTCGGTCCTCGGGCCGGAGCCCACCTGATCCGGGCCAG caaccccGACCTGCGGAGGACCGACATTTCCATGGAGACGCCCCTGAAAAGGACGAGCAGCGgcagctcctccagctccagcacccccagcTCCCAGGGAGGCTCCAACGAGAGAG gtaaTTCGGCCTCTAAGACTGAAGGTTCAACTCTTTCCTCCCACGACACCAAAGACGACAACAGAGAGCTGACCAGACCCAGCAGGCCTGCA GATCTGACTGCTTTGGCCAAAGAGCTGAGGGAGCTGCGACAGGGCGAGGAGACGAGCCGGCCGCCGGTCAAAGTCACCGACTACTCGTCCTCCAGCGAAGAGTCCCACAGCAGCGAGGATGAGGAGGGAGAGGGCGGAGCCAACGACGGCACGGTGGCGGTCAGCGACATCCCACGGATCAT gccGGCGGCGAGTCAAAGCACCAACGAGTCGTTCGGGATGATGGGAGGACACAACGACTCTCATGGAGATTCGTACGGAAACAGCTCTCAGGACGGAACGCTGATGATGAGAGAG TACGGGATGGGAGGCGGTGGAGGATCCAAGGCTTCCTTCACGCCATTTGTTGATCCGAGGGTCTACGGGACTTCTCCGACCGACGACGACGATAATAACTCTGCCTCAG CGCTATTTGCTGACGAGCTGCTGAAGCAGGAACAGGAGCAGGCCAGACTCAATGAGGCCAGAAAGATCTCTGTGGTCAACGTCAACCCAACCAACATCCGACCGCACAGCGACACGCCTGAGATCCGGAAATACAAGAAACGCTTCAACTCCGAGATCCTGTGTGCCGCTCTGTGGG gcGTGAACCTGCTGGTGGGAACCGAGAACGGCCTGATGCTGCTGGATCGGAGCGGTCAGGGCAAAGTTTACAACCTGATCAACCGACGGCGCTTCCAGCAGATGGACGTCCTGGAGGGACTCAACGTCCTGGTGACCATCTCAG GGAAGAAGAACAAGCTGCGTGTTTACTACCTGTCCTGGCTGAGGAACAGGATATTACACAACGACCCTGAAGTGGAGAAGAAGCAGGGCTGGATTACTGTTGGCGAGCTGGAGGGCTGCGTTCACTACAAAGTCG TCAAGTACGAGAGGATTAAATTCTTGGTGATTGCTCTGAAGAATTCGGTGGAAATCTACGCCTGGGCGCCTAAACCTTACCACAAGTTCATGGCCTTCAAG TCCTTCACTGACCTGCAGCACCGCCCCCTGCTGGTGGACCTGACCGTGGAGGAGGGCCAGAGGCTGAAGGTCATCTACGGATCCAGCGTCGGATTCCACGTCATCGATGTCGACTCCGGAAACCCCTACGACATCTACATCCCCTCACATGTAAGACTCTGTAGAACACCAAGTTTAAGACTTGGGTTAAGGTGTAGTCAGGTTAGTTTAAGGTGTAGTCAGGTTTGGTTAAG GTGTAGTCAGGTTTGGTTAAGGTGTAGTCAGGTTAGGTTAAGGTGTAGTCAGGTTAGGTTAAGGTGTTGTCAGGTTAGGTTAAGGTGTAGTCAGGTTTGTTTAAGGTGTAGTCAG GTTTGTTTAAGGTGTAGTCAGGTTTGGTTAAGGTGTAGTCAGGTTAGGTTAAGGTGTAGTCAGGTTAGGTTAAG GTGTAGTCAGGTTAGGTTAAGGTGTAGTCAGGTTAGGTTAAG GTGTAGTCAGGTTAGGTTAAGGTGTAGTCAGGTTAGGTTAAGGTGTTGTCAGGTTAG GTTAAGGTGTAGTCAGGTTAGGTTAAGGTGTAGTCAGGTTTGTTTAAGGTGTAGTCAGGTTTGGTTAAGGTGTAGTCAGGTTAGTTTAAGGTGTAGTCGGGTTAGTTTAAGGCGTAATTTGTTGAGTTTGTTAGACAACTATAGCTGTGGTTACCGCTAG
- the tnikb gene encoding TRAF2 and NCK interacting kinase b isoform X7, giving the protein MVVGEASILSPVSTDSTMASDSPARSLDEIDLSALRDPAGIFELVELVGNGTYGQVYKGRHVKTGQLAAIKVMDVTGDEEEEIKAEINMLKKYSHHRNIATYYGAFVKKNPPGMDDQLWLVMEFCGAGSVTDLIKNTKGNSLKEEWIAYVCREILRGLTHLHQHKVIHRDIKGQNVLLTENAEVKLVDFGVSAQLDRTVGRRNTFIGTPYWMAPEVIACDENPDATYDFKSDLWSLGITAIEMAEGAPPLCDMHPMRALFLIPRNPAPRLKSKKWSKKFQSFIESCLVKSHSQRPSTEQLLKHPFIRDLPNERQVRIQLKDHIDRTKKRRGERDETEYEYSGSEEEDEERDVGEPSSIINIPGESTLRRDFLRLQLANKERSELIRRQQLEQQQNEEHKRQLLAERQKRIEEQKEQRRRLEEQQRRERELRKQQEREQRRRYEEMEQLRREEERRHAEREQEYIRRQLEEEQRQLEILQQQLLQEQALLLEYKRKQIEEQRQAERLQRQLQQERAYLVSLQQQQQETPRPPADKKQLYHYKDQAPGSNDKPAWAKEVMRRAQSNSPRVPPKKFHSFREPRDVQLDNLLRLPGYKPRRRRPPSYPAHGSPSRENLHVPRIRVTCVPEPDPSQPVFRRPSRSPESRGRSPGRRVEDHYKMNRQTSPTLQHKVSNRISDPSLPPRSESFSSGGIQQARTPPMHRSVEPQMAHLVQVKSHGLSGSQSLYDPHGVSSSSSASPSPSRPPMPRQNSDPTSDTPPPPPLSRLAPPLDKLDRSSWLRQDDDMPPKVPQRTTSISPALVRKNSPGNGPGLGPRAGAHLIRASNPDLRRTDISMETPLKRTSSGSSSSSSTPSSQGGSNERGNSASKTEGSTLSSHDTKDDNRELTRPSRPADLTALAKELRELRQGEETSRPPVKVTDYSSSSEESHSSEDEEGEGGANDGTVAVSDIPRIMPAASQSTNESFGMMGGHNDSHGDSYGNSSQDGTLMMREYGMGGGGGSKASFTPFVDPRVYGTSPTDDDDNNSASALFADELLKQEQEQARLNEARKISVVNVNPTNIRPHSDTPEIRKYKKRFNSEILCAALWGVNLLVGTENGLMLLDRSGQGKVYNLINRRRFQQMDVLEGLNVLVTISGKKNKLRVYYLSWLRNRILHNDPEVEKKQGWITVGELEGCVHYKVVKYERIKFLVIALKNSVEIYAWAPKPYHKFMAFKSFTDLQHRPLLVDLTVEEGQRLKVIYGSSVGFHVIDVDSGNPYDIYIPSHVRLCRTPSLRLGLRCSQVSLRCSQVWLRCSQVWLRCSQVRLRCSQVRLRCCQVRLRCSQVCLRCSQVRLRCSQVRLRCSQVRLRCSQVRLRCSQVRLRCSQVRLRCSQVRLRCSQVRLRCCQVRLRCSQVRLRCSQVCLRCSQVWLRCSQVSLRCSRVSLRRNLLSLLDNYSCGYR; this is encoded by the exons ggtcGCCACGTCAAAACAGGGCAGCTCGCTGCCATCAAGGTCATGGACGTCACCGGA gatgaggaggaggagattaAAGCCGAGATCAACATGCTAAAGAAGTACAGCCACCACAGGAACATCGCCACTTACTACGGAGCCTTCGTCAAGAAGAATCCTCCGGGGATGGACGACCAGCTCTGG CTGGTGATGGAGTTCTGTGGCGCCGGTTCGGTGACAGAtctgatcaaaaacaccaaaggGAACTCTCTGAAGGAGGAGTGGATCGCCTACGTCTGCAGGGAGATCCTCAGG GGTCTGACCCACCTCCACCAGCACAAGGTCATCCACCGAGACATCAAGGGCCAGAACGTCCTGCTGACGGAGAACGCCGAGGTCAAGCTGG tggaCTTCGGTGTGAGCGCCCAGCTGGACCGGACGGTGGGTCGCAGGAACACCTTCATCGGGACGCCGTACTGGATGGCCCCGGAGGTGATCGCCTGCGACGAGAACCCCGACGCCACGTATGACTTCAAG agcgATCTGTGGTCGTTGGGAATCACAGCCATCGAGATGGCCGAGGGAGCTCCAC CTCTATGCGACATGCATCCCATGAGGGCGCTCTTCCTCATCCCCAGAAATCCTGCACCGAGGCTCAAATCCAAGAAATG GTCCAAGAAGTTCCAGTCGTTCATCGAGAGCTGTCTGGTGAAGAGCCACAGCCAGCGGCCGAGCACCGAGCAGCTGCTCAAGCATCCCTTCATCAGAGACCTGCCCAACGAACGGCAGGTCCGCATCCAGCTGAAGGACCACATCGACCGCACCAagaagaggagaggggagaggg ATGAAACCGAGTACGAGTACAGCGGCagcgaggaggaggacgaggagaggGACGTCGGAGAGCCCAG CTCCATCATCAACATTCCCGGCGAGTCGACTTTGAGGCGGGACTTCCTGCGCCTCCAGCTGGCCAATAAGGAGCGATCGGAGCTGATCCGCCGTCagcagctggagcagcagcagaacgagGAGCACAAGCGCCAACTGCTGGCCGAGAGGCAGAAACGCATCGAGGAGCAGAAGGAGCAGCGGCGGCGGCTGGAGGAG CAACAGCGTCGTGAGCGAGAgctgaggaagcagcaggagcgagagcagaggaggaggtaCGAGGAGATGGAGCAGCTccggagggaggaggagaggaggcacGCCGAGAGGGAGCAG GAATATATCCGTagacagctggaggaggagcagaggcaGCTGGAgatcctgcagcagcagctcctgcagGAACAGGCCTTACTGCtg GAGTACAAGAGGAAGCAGATCGAGGAGCAGCGGCAGGCCGAGCGTCTTCAGAGGCAGCTTCAGCAGGAACGCGCTTACCTGgtttctctgcagcagcagcagcaggaaacacCGCGACCGCCGGCCGACAAGAAGCAGCTGTACCACTACAAGGACCAGGCGCCGGGCAGCAACGACAAGCCGGCCTGGGCCAAGGAG GTGATGCGTCGCGCTCAGAGCAACTCTCCTCGAGTCCCTCCTAAGAAGTTCCACTCCTTCAGGGAGCCTCGGGACGTCCAGCTGGACAACCTGCTGCGTCTCCCCGGCTACAAGCCCCGCCGCCGCCGCCCGCCGTCCTACCCGGCCCACGGCAGCCCGTCCAGAGAAAACCTCCACGTTCCCAGGATCCGGGTCACCTGCGTCCCGGAACCCGACCCGTCCCAGCCGGTGTTCCGCCGGCCGAGCAGGAGCCCCGAGTCGAGGGGTCGCAGCCCCGGACGCCGG GTGGAGGATCATTATAAGATGAACAGACAGACTTCTCCTACGTTGCAGCATAAAGTCTCCAACCGGATCTCGGACCCGTCGCTGCCGCCGCGATCCGAGTCCTTCAGCAGCGGAGGCATCCAGCAGGCCAGGACTCCGCCCATGCACCGATCCGTAGAGCCTCAG ATGGCCCACCTGGTGCAGGTGAAGAGTCACGGCCTGTCGGGCTCCCAGTCCCTGTACGACCCCCACGGCGTGTCCTCGTCCTCCTCGGCGTCGCCCTCCCCCTCCCGGCCTCCCATGCCCCGGCAGAACTCCGACCCCACCTCCGACACCCCTCCTCCCCCGCCCCTGTCCCGCCTGGCACCCCCCCTCGACAAGCTGGATCGCAGCTCCTGGTTGCGGCAGGACGACGACATGCCGCCCAAG gttccTCAGAGAACCACCTCCATCTCTCCTGCTCTGGTCAGGAAGAACTCTCCTGGAAACGGGCCGGGCCTCGGTCCTCGGGCCGGAGCCCACCTGATCCGGGCCAG caaccccGACCTGCGGAGGACCGACATTTCCATGGAGACGCCCCTGAAAAGGACGAGCAGCGgcagctcctccagctccagcacccccagcTCCCAGGGAGGCTCCAACGAGAGAG gtaaTTCGGCCTCTAAGACTGAAGGTTCAACTCTTTCCTCCCACGACACCAAAGACGACAACAGAGAGCTGACCAGACCCAGCAGGCCTGCA GATCTGACTGCTTTGGCCAAAGAGCTGAGGGAGCTGCGACAGGGCGAGGAGACGAGCCGGCCGCCGGTCAAAGTCACCGACTACTCGTCCTCCAGCGAAGAGTCCCACAGCAGCGAGGATGAGGAGGGAGAGGGCGGAGCCAACGACGGCACGGTGGCGGTCAGCGACATCCCACGGATCAT gccGGCGGCGAGTCAAAGCACCAACGAGTCGTTCGGGATGATGGGAGGACACAACGACTCTCATGGAGATTCGTACGGAAACAGCTCTCAGGACGGAACGCTGATGATGAGAGAG TACGGGATGGGAGGCGGTGGAGGATCCAAGGCTTCCTTCACGCCATTTGTTGATCCGAGGGTCTACGGGACTTCTCCGACCGACGACGACGATAATAACTCTGCCTCAG CGCTATTTGCTGACGAGCTGCTGAAGCAGGAACAGGAGCAGGCCAGACTCAATGAGGCCAGAAAGATCTCTGTGGTCAACGTCAACCCAACCAACATCCGACCGCACAGCGACACGCCTGAGATCCGGAAATACAAGAAACGCTTCAACTCCGAGATCCTGTGTGCCGCTCTGTGGG gcGTGAACCTGCTGGTGGGAACCGAGAACGGCCTGATGCTGCTGGATCGGAGCGGTCAGGGCAAAGTTTACAACCTGATCAACCGACGGCGCTTCCAGCAGATGGACGTCCTGGAGGGACTCAACGTCCTGGTGACCATCTCAG GGAAGAAGAACAAGCTGCGTGTTTACTACCTGTCCTGGCTGAGGAACAGGATATTACACAACGACCCTGAAGTGGAGAAGAAGCAGGGCTGGATTACTGTTGGCGAGCTGGAGGGCTGCGTTCACTACAAAGTCG TCAAGTACGAGAGGATTAAATTCTTGGTGATTGCTCTGAAGAATTCGGTGGAAATCTACGCCTGGGCGCCTAAACCTTACCACAAGTTCATGGCCTTCAAG TCCTTCACTGACCTGCAGCACCGCCCCCTGCTGGTGGACCTGACCGTGGAGGAGGGCCAGAGGCTGAAGGTCATCTACGGATCCAGCGTCGGATTCCACGTCATCGATGTCGACTCCGGAAACCCCTACGACATCTACATCCCCTCACATGTAAGACTCTGTAGAACACCAAGTTTAAGACTTGGGTTAAGGTGTAGTCAGGTTAGTTTAAGGTGTAGTCAGGTTTGGTTAAG GTGTAGTCAGGTTTGGTTAAGGTGTAGTCAGGTTAGGTTAAGGTGTAGTCAGGTTAGGTTAAGGTGTTGTCAGGTTAGGTTAAGGTGTAGTCAGGTTTGTTTAAGGTGTAGTCAGGTTAGGTTAAG GTGTAGTCAGGTTAGGTTAAGGTGTAGTCAGGTTAGGTTAAGGTGTAGTCAGGTTAGGTTAAG GTGTAGTCAGGTTAGGTTAAGGTGTAGTCAGGTTAGGTTAAG GTGTAGTCAGGTTAGGTTAAGGTGTAGTCAGGTTAGGTTAAGGTGTTGTCAGGTTAG GTTAAGGTGTAGTCAGGTTAGGTTAAGGTGTAGTCAGGTTTGTTTAAGGTGTAGTCAGGTTTGGTTAAGGTGTAGTCAGGTTAGTTTAAGGTGTAGTCGGGTTAGTTTAAGGCGTAATTTGTTGAGTTTGTTAGACAACTATAGCTGTGGTTACCGCTAG